The sequence below is a genomic window from Eleginops maclovinus isolate JMC-PN-2008 ecotype Puerto Natales chromosome 20, JC_Emac_rtc_rv5, whole genome shotgun sequence.
ATATACAGAAGAGTGGCTCTAATGATAAAATGTTATTACAATGTTACGAAATATAGCTTTGTAGAATATTTGCCAGATGTTGAGAGAATGCTATTGTTTTTACAATCCTGTCTGATGTATCTGTTGTTCTATAATAAAATGTGGGATAGCGCTTGGCTTATTCAAAGCAATACAACGGTTTCTTTCATGATAACATTCTTAAAGAAGGTGTACATATCTCCAGACTGCCAGATTATCCCACCCTGCTATTTAAAGATCACTTTAATGTTTGGGGTGTTTCAAATAGCGCCTCAGTTTCTAGTCTGCAGCAGCCACACCGTGCCTTGAATAATTCAGTGTCTccagttttaaaacattaatatgCCATCACTGACGAATATTCTCACATGTCAGAAATGTAATTGCTCGCTTTACACCTAATGTCAACTTGAGGAAATGAACTGACATATCATTGCTTCTGTCACCACAGGGGTTACCGGGGGCAGCAGGACAGTTAAACCCAAGGATGGTCGGGATAGAGTGAGTGAAGCATCCTGGGCCTTCTTTAGGGGACCAGTGTAATGATGTGATTCTCTTTTCCCTGGTGGCTGTGGGTTTctgttgcacacacactctttggGGACCTTTTTGGAGCTGTCTTGATGTTGGGATCTTTTTTTGTCTCCTATGGAGCATTGAGCCATTCAGCAGTACACAGATCTCTTCTGTGGAGGAGCGATGTGTCGTGAGGCCGTGctttaaaacatcattcatGTAATGTATTGGGAAATATGTAGCTTGTACTCCCAAAATgttcaaacatttaatttattgtatgTCCCAGAGAATGGTAAGTATTGCATATTATGAAATCTGAATTAGTAAATGAACCCTTGTGCCTCACACTTAACTAAATTAAATTCATAATTTTGGCATAAATATTCCTTTGGGGTTTTTTCCAAATCAGCTATTATAATAAGTCTACAATAAACTGTGTcgcaaaatacaaatagatttaaaaaaaaggccccattaaaaaactcatttaaattaaagcttttTTCACATAAGCACATACATCAAGGTACAACTAGGCGACTTGAATGTGTAGAAGAGAGGGAAGGGGATCCAGGATGCTCACCACTTTTTTCCTGCAAGTTCCTGATTTTCTATCTGCAAACTAACAAAGACTCCCACATACAAGGGTAATCTTTcttaaaaatgtgcataaaataCAGCTAAAGTTGCTGGTATTAACACAGTGTTAACTCAATAAACTCAACAAACTTCATGGAAGAATGAGTCACTTACCTGAAGGAATGGGTGTATTTGTATCACCAATGTAAACCCAGGAACTTCACTCAATCATGAGGCCATGCTTTGGGGGCTTttactttttctgtctttctacaTGAATGGTGAAATGTGGGTAATTGGAGATTGCAGTTTTTGCTGGCTTTCTGCCTTTATGTGATGTCATTAAAAAGGCTTGTGGTGTTACTCACTGATGTAAAGGTAAATTGAAAGCCAGTAGATTGGTCACTGCAGTCTCCCTGGTGCCCTGCGGTGGGACAAACCCCCTCCCTTGACTTTAGTATCCCCTGTTGCAGGTGACATCTCCAGTGTTGATGTCTTTCGCGAGTTTTCTCTCATCGCGTCTCTACAGCCCGAGAAGTTGAGAAGAAGGAGCTTACAGTTCAGCTGCTCTAAGTGAAGACTGAACACTACTTCTTCTGACCACTCGACGGTCCCTTTGAAATATAGGTGGAGGCAGCCCCAGCCcatcaaaaatgacattttgacgCTGAAGGACTGCTGCAGGCGTAAGCAAATGATCAGAACCTTGCAGGGACTATAAACTGTAGTGGTCTGGTAATTGTTTCAATCGCTGTTGTATATAACATTTAGTATAATAAACCTTGGTCATGTGAAAATGTTATGCAGTGCAAACAGTTCCTTTACACAGGTGTAATTTCAATATGGCCTGACACAAGTAATTGCATTGAATTAGCACCAAAGTCATTTTAGCCTGTCACAAGATCATGTTATCAgacatttcatgttgtttttaaaagggcCCTCTAAATATTGCACTTCAGTCATTTGCAGAAGATATATTTGGAAATATCTTTCAAAATGGAGACATTAACTTTTGCTATAATATAACACAATATGTGTTAGCCTGCCCTGCAAATGTCCATGTCTTTTGAACTTTATTATAACGTGTATTATTTCCAGGCCTTCGCAAAGTAACCCTGATGCCATTACATGGTCATTCATTTAGACAATAAGAAGCTTTCTCCAGAGCAGAACATTATGCAAATCTTACCATAGGCTTAATGGTATCCTCTCTATGATGAGTAAACTAAACTTGATGTTTTGAATCAGTGCCTCTTTAATGGTTGTTTGTTTCTCAACTGCAAATCTCTGATTAACTGTTTTGTAACTGGTGGcggaaattaaataaaaataggcTCAAATagaatgtttttgtgcatgtgattTCTTTTGAACTTTGGCTAAACGCTGTTGCAACATGCATCATAAAGCACCAGCAAGAGGACCTCTGTCACATTTCTCTTGGTGATTAATAGACTACAAATGTAAGTATAGGTCTTTAAAGAATTGTATCCTAGGCTGATTAGCCTAGAGTTGCagttaaattattttgaaatatataggCATTACatcagtggtgtaatgtaagtaaatacatttactcaaggactgtacttaagtaaaaaatggAGGTAGTTGTActtgtattttcacattatgctactttatacatTACTCTGCTATATTTTGtaggcaaatgttgtactttttcttgaaaacatttattttatatatttatttactagTTAATAATTAGAATTTAGgttaatacacaatatataaaATGACACATACATTATCAGgtattataggttaagctaaacagtattttataaagtaattcaaatcaACTCCACCTGTACCAAGTACAACATTGGAGTGATGAACACATAATGCACcaatcatttaatatatatatatcatgtgTTTAAATTGGCCATCCTGATTCCTGCATAATGGTTATTGATCATTTTGGtacttaaattattttttgatgcagatacttttttacttttacttaagtagtaCACTTTTGAAGGCAGCACTTTTACTTGTatctgagtatttttacactgcagTATTGCTACTTTCACTAAATTaaacaatctgagtacttctttcacctctGCATAACACTCCAGCAGTAAGGCTCTTTCTATGTATTGTTTTCTACTGCTATAACACAAATGAAGAAGGAAACCGGAAGCGAAATTTTCCTCCTGCTGGCGATCATAGCTAAAGCGGTGTTATGGTGTCATCGTCTTATCGGTTTGGGGTTTGACAACAGAAACAACAGCCTTATTTCGTGTCCAGCCACGACATCATACTTTCACTGGACTCTCTGGAGAGGTATTTCTATAGAACATAGTTTGTAAATGAGATGTCGCGTTCTTGTGTGTTACCAAACTGTCCGTGCTAGCCGCTGCTAACGCTAGCTACACATAGCTCTGGCCTACATTAGCTTCACTAGCTAGCCGTTGTTAGccaacacattacacacagacatgacTTCTGACCAGTTGTACTGGTTAGCATTATCTAAGTCGTTGTGTCAAGTTAACCTGACACGTTTGACACTGTGTGATATATACAAAACGGCAGTCACATATTATGCCGCTCCgcattgtttgtttacagtCGGTGGTTGAGTAACGTCACTCAAGCTACTCGGTTAGCCAGAGATTTAACAGTAGCCTAGCTTGTTCCAGTGGAGGATTAGCCTCTGCTATCATAAACTGCGTTAACTACAAGCAGTCTGCTTTCTATTAAGAAGTGAGGCTGACATTATTTAACCTTTACAGTGAATGTACCGCAGAATAGTGTTGTAGTGTCAGCTGTCAACCACATGACAGGGGGTCAGCAGAAAGTGGTGCAGCTGGATAAGTTATCCTCAGTTCAATAGGCAGCTGAGGTGTAATGTCACTAAGGGAATTTACTGAGTacaatactcaagtacaattttgagataccagtactttacttgagtatgtacatgttttgctgctttgtacttctaccccactacaaatCAGAGGTATAGGTAGTGTGATTGTACTGCtctatgtttttctctttcctttatttactttgcagattgggattaatgatgtgaaataatCACAACTTTAATAACACCTGAGATAATTCCACAAGCTATCCTGTAGTGTACAAAGTAATGAAAATTAGATCCACGTTCACCTGCTCggatacatactgtatttataatcaaaacatatattgtgTAATACAACAAAAAGGGCCAAATCTGCGtcatgagtacttttactttctttattttttaagtatattttgatgccaatacttttgtacttttacttgagtaacatttgttATGCAGGACTAACTTTAAACAGAGTATTCCCACACTCtgttacttctacttttactaaagtacaagatgaGCCcaataacatacatttatagAGAACAGGCAAGAATAAGGGATTTAGCTGCTTGTCTATCTATCATGACAAGATACATGTTTATCTTCGCAAATGGACTGCTTTTTGGGACTTTTGACTGGGTCAAACGCTGTCAGCAACAGCTGCTAActctttatttgcattttactgaTTCATCAATTCATCATCCAGTTAGTGGGTTATCTTTATCAGTCATTAGTTGAAGACAATtggattaaaatacatttaaaagtgatcTAATTCCTTCTCTTCACAGATTTGTCGTCCGGATTACATCACATTTAAGTTCAGTAACAGTTATGCAATCTACATAATCCACAGTTCTTCAGTCACCAGTTTTCATTAAGAGCAATCCTGTGGTAATGTAACCCCTGATTCCCATGATTAAGTTTTAACATATCTACTAAATTAGCACCCCCTAATCTCCATAGACATAGACTTTGCAGGTTTCCACCGGCCAATACGATTTATTACCAACAAAATTGATATATGTTCCACACAGTCATAGCTGGCAATTATATTGATATTGTTACAGAACTGTACCTGTGTAACTGTAGAGGAAATGATCTCTAATATAAAAATATCCTTATTCGTAAATCCACATTCAGTCATACTGTATGCTGCATTTATTCTATGCTCCAAATGTGAGTTTATTGAATACACCCTCGGCATCATAAACAATGGCCACCATGAAATGCATAAACAGCAGTACAGTTGCAGGGTTTCCGGCAGAAAATTTGTCAGTAAAGGTGGTGGGCTGTCGAGTACAGActctgaaggggggggggcggggcattggtcacggtttggaatgagagaaaacggTACAGAGTAACACAGCGAATATcgctcatatatatatatatatatatatattattattattattattattattttaagaccttagttaaggcggCAGGCGTGCGTTGCTTAGGTGGCcgcctaagctgtaaagtgctgtggGAAACCCTGAGTTGCTTAAAAGCTATGTTTGGAGTTGACATTTCAGCAGTAAAGGAACACAACACTTTGACCAAGCATTGCAGGGGAATATAACCTGATGTCGGTATCTTGTGTATCAATAACACATGAACTCTTTTGTCTACTTCATCATCAGATGAACAACAACGGGAATAAGAGAGCTCCAACCACAGCCACTCAGCGACTCAAGCAGGATTACCTCAGGATAAAGAAAGACCCTGTGCCTTACATCTGTGCAGAACCTCTCCCCTCCAACATCCTAGAATGGTAAGGTTTCCATCCTGGCAAGCCAGAAATCACTGAGGCAATGTACTGTTTCAATGCCGTTACTTGggactttttttatgttatcaGCAAAGTTTGAATAGTCACTGGTTGTTGGTCATGTGCTGGCTCAGGTCCTACTGCCGGGGTTGCAGGTCAGATCCGGCCAGCGGTGCCCAGTTATGAAACTTTTTTCCAGGGAAATGTGTGAATCATCTAAATGACCGATTTCAAATGTAGGTTTAAATATGTGCAATGTACACACTTTTCTTGGACTATTTAGTTGCTTTTGTTCGTTAAAGTAGCATGGAGTATGATGCACATACATAAAGTAAGCATCTTGAGTGTGGGGACAGGAAGTTTTAACAGCATTAGTTTACCAAGGTCTCGCAATAATCCTGATTTGTCAGCGGAGGATTTACAGGAAGCTGCTTTTTTAAGTTAGCTCATGGTTCAGTTTTATCTACCTACAAATCTAGATATCTATCTGTGTTGCTAGCAACAGAAACATGCCTTTGCAGATTAAGTCTAAGTAAGTCAAAGTGTGATCTCAGATATAAATTGTTTGTGATGTGTTTCAAGGCAAGGTCCATGTTCTTGCTTAATACTCACCACAGATTAAGTTTGCAACTGCTTTGGGGGAAAGCTCAAATCCCAGAGAAAgatgtaattaaatgtttggTCATAACTTGGAAGCAGTGCAGGTCTTAATAAGCAACATCATGTGTCACTTCCATCAGTCATCATTTCCTATTGCTTTTGGTTTCTTATTGGCATTTCTGGCAAGTGTCTGAAAGAAATAATGGCATTGGTTTCTGTCAGTCatcacatttgtattaaaaataaataaatacatacatatatatatatatatgtgtgtgtgtgtatataattatTTAGTGTTTAATCATGTTCAGGCATTTCCTCtttcatacaaaacaaatgacttaaCGCAGATAACAATACTGGTTATTGTTAATTAGAGCCGAAGTGAGCTAAGAACCCatacatttaacaataaagtcATTTATCATAGCATTTACATGTGATGTGCATATGAAAGAACACTTCTACTtctgtttgatgttttaatttgtaaagcagaataaaatatcaaatatgtcCCGGTCTGGGATCAATgtcattcttatcttatcttaaagcTAGACTGCAGATTTATTGTGATCTTAAAATTAATATCAAGTTACTTAGGATATTGCAGCATCATGATATTAGCAGCAGACCATCTGGACGCTCCTCAATGTGACTGTTGACCTTAATGGAACCGTAAAGATAAATAGTTAATGGAGCAGACACTGATGTGAAACAGTCAGTAGACTTTAATTCAAGGCCCTTGTGAACAGGTTGATTCAGGAGAATTAACCGTTGAATCTTTGGAATTAAATGTgaatttgttcatttgtttcccttttcttttccaggCACTATGTTGTCAGAGGTCCTGAAAAAACTCCATATGAAGGTAACGCCGCTGCCAGTGAACACGTCCTCTTTCCTGCAATACGACTTATGTCCAGTGTCTATATACcgcttaataataataataataataataataattataactgGCTGCTGTTCATAGATAGACACTTACACAAATCTGTAAATACCTGTGTAATAAATACAGCTCCGTAAAAATTGAGAgacatttttctcaaatctttatctcaacatgtacggcagccattccaataaatcatttaactgaaagacatgactatacataataaaacaagggaaaatggtaatgctgaagtggtctcttaattttttcaggGTCTGTATAGTTCCACCTTTAGTACTCTCCCCTGGCTGCTATCTCATAACTAATTGTGTAATATCTGctcttatttttaatataattctTAATTAATATCAAGCTATCTTCGCTCTTAAGTTTCCCCCCTGTGGgtcgaataaaggtattctgattctgatgggTCTAGGCTTAACACAGTTTTTTCTCCACCTGTTCTTTTAGGAGGTTATTATCACGGAAAACTCATCTTTCCTCGGGAATTTCCTTTTAAACCGCCAAGTATCTACATGATAACACCGAATGGGAGGTTTAAGTGTAATACAAGGTGAGAAAGCAGTTTATTATTCATGAGTTGTTTCAGGATTTAAAGAGTTTTTGAAAAGGACTTTGGTTTGCCACTTTTCTCTCCTATTCTAACTCTACCTGTTTCCTCCACAGGTTATGTTTGTCCATCACAGACTTCCATCCGGACACGTGGAACCCGGCGTGGTCCGTCTCCACCATCCTCACAGGTCTGCTTAGCTTCATGGTGGAGAAAGGCCCCACCCTCGGCAGCATCGAGACCTCTGACTACACAGTGAGTGCAAACCGAtgactaaaataaatgcagccAATGGGGATAAACCTCCTGTTGTGTATCATATATCtccatttttttccagaaaagACAGCTGTCAGCCCAAAGCCTGGCCTTCAACCTCAAAGACAAAGTGTTCTGTGAGCTCTTTCCCGATGTAGTCGATGTACGTATGAGGTCATTTCTAATTTCTCGAACTTTCGTCTTTCTTTTTCGTGGAACTAATGATCTCATttctgtccatccatccgtcaGGAGATGAAGCAGAAACAGAAGGCGCAGGAGGAGTTAAGCGCCCGCACTCAGCCCCTCCCCTTACCCGACGTGGTGCCCGACGGCGACCCTCAGCACGCCCACTACGGCCTCCCGGCCCTCAATGGAGGTCCTGTACCCCTCGGGGGCGCCAACCCCGCCCCTGGCCTGCAGCAGGCCAATCGCAACCATGGACTTCTAGGTGGAGCTCTCGCCAACCTGTTTGTGATCGTAGGCTTCGCGGCGTTCGCCTACACGGTCAAGTACGTGCTGCGGAGCATAGCCCAGGAGTGAGAGGAGCCCGTGTGGGAGGGCTGGGCTCCCCTCTGCAGGAGAGCCAGCAAGTGGACTGCACATTCGACAAACACACCACGTGGGGGAGGGATGTTCAGTCCTTGGGGTAAACCCCTCCACGACCACCAcaaccaacaccaccaccatgGACTTTGGAAAACGGAAACTCAAAGCCGACTCACCCAGGAAGGATtgagaggagggggaagcagggggtgtgggggggggcgtGGCTGTAGGGCTGGGGGACTGGAGGGGCTTATTTAAACGGTTGTGATCCGATCTGTGCTTCAGTGGTTTGTGTCAGCGGTAGGATCCACTTGGCTCATGGGTTGTGAATGGGTGTAGAGATGATGTCACACGCTCCCCGCTCTATTTGTTTCTGCAAGTTTACCGGTAAAAGCTTGTTTCTAAATTAACTACGTCACTTTAAGGCTGTTCCAGTCACGTCTGCAATCTGAAAAACCACTCAACAGCTCATAGAGACTCCTCAGGTCATGACTCGAATGAGTACCAGAGACAAAACTTTTCAGTAATGAGATAAAAAGGAGTGCCACAAAGAGCAGTAATGAGGTTGTACCAAGTTCTCTATTACTTAAGCAGCTTCTGCAACCAGTTTGATTGGAACAGCGGCTGGCATTGTAGTCTGTTTTTCATTCCACACCTTTCCATTGGACAGGTTTCAGTTGGCGGAGTTGCTCCTTAAGAACCGGTTTCTCTACCCTCCAGTTGCATACCtggttgacatttttttctttcttcatgaCTGTGTTAAGCTCCAGATTAAATGGAACACAAGCCTCCATAATACGGAAACCAAAACCTATCTCTTACCCTCAGTACTCCTGTCAAATCGACCTGCTTATGAACTGGGATGTTTTATGTCTTAAGAATCTGTCTGTGTatttaaagcagaaatgaaCCGCTAACAAAAAGGGTTTCTAACATTATTTTTGACCCAGGGATTCATACTCAGTAGCAGATAGTGTACAACTGCAGAGGCACATGTGTacaaagatttgaaaaaaacaaacagtaggCAACAATTCGATACAGGTTTGAACGTGTGCCTCTTGCGCCTGAGGATGCATCACATGCCGAGCAAGAGATGCAGAAAGTAGTCCTCCTAAAACAACTTGGACAAGTGTCTTTATATCTCCATTTCTGTGttctataaatacataaaaagcaTCAAAGATGTCGTGTCAGTCCGTCAGAGAGCTACTGATCCATGTTCAGAGTCTGATGAAGTCTTCTCCTGTCAACCCATGAGCCAAGCAGTGACCCAAGAGCCTGCACAGAATAAATAGAGACcagtacctttttttttttttttaattggcttaGCTTACCAGTATAGCGCCATTCTATATAAGTCCGAGTAAAGAGACACAAGGAGAGAACCACCATTTTGTTTCTGagtattattttccttttgataatctttttctttgtgtttctgttctctTATTTATAGATATGGCCTTGGGTTTTCTGTCATGGCGCTAAGGAAATGTCTAGTGTATGTTTGCTAAGTGcgggctcacacacacacacacacacacacacacacacacacacacacacacacacacacacacacacacaggccatgGCCCAGGCTCACATAATTGGTGATCATTTCCTGTCGTGCATTGCATTTAGTAAAGATGGTTCTACTGTATATCTGAGGTTCCAACAGAACAATGATCTGAAAGTGGAAGATTTGCCTTTCTATTGCTCTTTTTCTTGGCACcatcttaaaaaaagacaaacggatgatgatgatgatgatgatgatgatgatgatgatgataggagtgtttgtgtgattatACAGCAAATGCCCAAATTTCCATGCTTCAGTTAATCTTGTGTGACATTGTATGTTTTCATagcaaatgcaaataaattacCCTGCTTGGCAGGGCATTTTAGAAAACCTTCCTTTTGATCTGGTTTTGTGACAATTCATCACTGATGAAAGAGAGATAtacagaggaggaaataagtattgtTGTTTACCCACTAGagaaatgaacatttgtttagtcatttttatggtaggtgtattttcacagtgagagatggaatatcaaaaagaaatccagaaatgtacataaaaaaatatataaattaatatgcatttaattgggggaaataagtatttgatccccttgcaaaacatgccttaggggaaggaggttatcagccaatattgTATGATACTTGGCCCCCCCCATCATCCCTCAAtgcggtgaatcgccctgtcaccttagcagagaaacacccccaaagcatcgtgtttccacctccatgcttgacgctggggatggtgttctttgggtaatagtcagcatttctcttcctccaaacacgacatgtggagatgatgcctaagatcttgattttggtctcatctgacctcatcaccttctcataagccttctctgaatcattcagaggatcactggcagacttcagacggcctgtacatgtgccttcttgagcaggggacccatgcagtgtgttaccaatagttaTCTTGGTGACTGTTGttccagctgccttcagatcattaaccggtccctcctgtgtagttcttggctgacccctcacctttctcatgatcattgatgccccaagaggcgagatcttaaatggtggagccccagattgagggcgattgatggtcattttgtgcttcttccattttctaataatcaaaccagttgtctctttctcaccaagctgcttgctggtggtcttttCTTCTATCCCAGCCGTGTGCTGGTTTACAATCTTGTCCCTaatgtccttagacattagttccaccatgatcacagacCTGTCTTTGGTCTGGCCCTCGGTgaagaggttgtaatctgatatattgactgtggacaggtgtcttttatccatgTAAAGAGTTGAAATTAGGACTACTTTCTTAAAGGGAGAGGACTGATTAAACCAGcctgtgggagccagaattcttgttggttgcaaggggatcaaatacttatttcccacaattaaacgtaaatcaatttatatcttttttttaatgtaaatttctgggttttctttttgatattctgtctctaaACCTACCATTAACATTATAGactttctttgtaagtgggaaaacttacaaaaggggatcaaatacttatttccttcgctgtatatatgtatatatatatatataaaaaatgtgtatgaaatatatatatatatatatatatatatagacataTATGCATACAGATATTTTACTTACAGtaagtgaaagtagaaataATACAGACAGAATAATACAGACCATGTCACAtggacaggtacaggagaacattcctgcccactgcaataaccctgtacaataattcgcctctggctggcagacaactcactgctccgtAGCCTCTCTGTGAgctggacttaacatgcactccttcacacttagcattgtacatttacattatactgatttacattattgcctttttgtacatttgtatatttctcatttttattttttagttctaattatttgttatttgtgttgcttctttttgtatttcgctgctgcaacgaatAGAATTCCCAGTTTAGGATAAATatagtatttctgattctgattctgaatcatGCATGATAACATAATAGAATTCCACAGAAGGCTGTGTTAAGCCTACCTGGGAAATGTGTTCCCTGACATGTCACAAGATCAGGCCGATCTATTTAAATAGCACCAAGTTGTTCAAACAGGCACAGCAAACCTCAGCAGAGCTACACATGTTACCAACGGCAGGAACAAAAGCAGCCTTAGCAACCCTGAAAGTAAGTATTGTTAGAAAGAAACTGCTAGATGCATTTTTGTATAAAGTGCTGATAATATTTGATGTGATTTCT
It includes:
- the ube2j2 gene encoding ubiquitin-conjugating enzyme E2 J2, yielding MNNNGNKRAPTTATQRLKQDYLRIKKDPVPYICAEPLPSNILEWHYVVRGPEKTPYEGGYYHGKLIFPREFPFKPPSIYMITPNGRFKCNTRLCLSITDFHPDTWNPAWSVSTILTGLLSFMVEKGPTLGSIETSDYTKRQLSAQSLAFNLKDKVFCELFPDVVDEMKQKQKAQEELSARTQPLPLPDVVPDGDPQHAHYGLPALNGGPVPLGGANPAPGLQQANRNHGLLGGALANLFVIVGFAAFAYTVKYVLRSIAQE